Genomic DNA from Helicoverpa armigera isolate CAAS_96S chromosome 10, ASM3070526v1, whole genome shotgun sequence:
TGCATTTTTTTGGTACTAAATCCGAAATATATTCTAGAACCGCTAGTAGTGGTGAAAAACAGTGTGTATGCGGCACGTCTTCTTTAAATCACCATCATTACGCCGGCCGATCTCGCGGCTCAACAAACCACTACAACTAACATTTTTCAATCCTTGCTAATGGAAGGTACTGCTCATAACTTGGGGTCACGCGTGTGAGAAACTTCTTAGTGAGACACGACCAAAAAACTAACAAAGTATACCTAAAGTATAGAAGTGATATCCTATAGACATAGATGGGAAGCTAATGAGGGGTAAATCAAAACAGGGGATCATTAGAAGTTCGTGTATTTGGCGAAGAACATTTTCGGCAATCGCAGCACTTCGCAGCACTTTGTAGCATCTCGTAGCAACATCGTAGCACTCCTTTTGATTGCTCCACGATTCTGCAGAGGTCGGTCAGAAAACAACACtcatcattattatcaacaCTCCTCTTGAAAGCAGTTTAAATACAGCGTCAATACTTGAGTCTTCTACATCAATTTCTTTACCATTACCCAAGGATTAGCGATATGAAAACATGTCGGTAACTCAGTCAATCTCTGATATCCCTTATTCGTAAACTTATTCGACTGAAAAAAGATGAGATCAAACGAGATTGGGACACGAATACCTTTAACGTCGATGTAATATGAAAAATACTCGCTGTGTTAATATGAATTTGTATTTGCTTCATAAGCGTTCATGACAATATGGCTGTTGAGACTTTTTggagttatttaattttgttttattatattgaaaggATTTTGTAAGAAGAGCTCGCACTTGGAGTTAGATTACTTCTTTGAAGTTATTAGGTATTTCTTACACTGTTTAACCTGATAGAAGTATAAAGAATGAGTTTATTGGCTAAGTGGAAAATAACGATTTTTGAAAAACATACAGCTATTGTGAATTACATCCATCCCACATGACTTCAACATATATACACAATATGATGATGTGACATGCAACGTATAGTGTGACGTCAAAGTGTTTATCGTAGGCTGCGAGGATGGAAGCGTGCGCCGTGTAATCTGCAGGCGGACGCGGCGGCCGGCCTCGCCAAATAACTTCCGCACTCCGTCACCTGTGCCGACACCGTGTGCCACTTTCTGCACCAGGGGTGACGACACACTGTGCCACTTTGTGTACCAGGAGTACCACACGTGTGCCACTTTGTGTACCAGGAGTACCACACGTGTGTGTCGCCCGGTTGTGTGCGCCCGACATAATGCTGCGGATGTTGTGTGCTTGGTGTACGCGTATGTATGCCTGTTTCGGCTTGTGTATTTCGTAGGTCATTATGTGTTAAACATTTTTGGTTGAAATTGAATGTATTGTAATGTGTGATTGAAGGTGAGGTACAGCTAAACGAAAAAATAATCCCATACTGCAGATTTCCATTCACCTTCAATAACTGTGAGGATCACAGAAAACTTGTATGTAAATGACTTGTTAATTAGATGAAATATTGTATTGATGGAAAAAGTTCTTCCCCACATGTCGCAACAAGCCGCTTGTAACGGAAATAGAGAATGGGGAAATACACGCTCCGCGAAACCGAACAGGAGGGTTGCTTCGACAAGCGGGGCAGCAGTACAACCTAAATATACGAAGATGGCAAATACAATAAGCGACAattataagtacatttttttgtactttcttATAGAATAGTTTGTGGCTGTAAGTTGCGAAGTAATTCGCGCCAATAGCGAGTATGTATTCGCGGCGGGTAGCGCACGCGCGACGCCACTccgcacgccgccgccgccgcggccGCTCACGCCTCACGAATACATCGCAGATCGCGATCGCGATACCTCGCTACTTACGAAACATTGTCGTGCTACAATGCTGGCTCCATGGCCGCTGTGAGACGTGCGAGTGCGAGCGCGGCGCGTGCCGGCCGAGTGCGGTGAGCGCGCGATGCGCGTGCCCGTGCGTGCTCGCGTCCCCGTCGCGCGATGAGCGCGCCCCGCGCCACGCGCTGTTTGCACGCGCAAAAAGTTTTTCTGCTGCTGGTACAAGTTCTACCATTCGCGATTGcacagtaagtacctattatttgCAGTTTACGTAGAAGTTTTGATTAAACTTGCTTTAATTTAACTGcctaaataattatgttctaaTTTAACTTCggtaaattaataacttatatgtacatacacgatcaattatttaagaaattaattatataataattacaacTTATCTTGACACAATTAattctttaaaagaaaaaaatgttttcattttagttttagagGGTTAATTGAtgttaaaagttataaaagtttAGTTATAGATGTAATCCCTGACAGATTTTACTGTAGCGTCATTAGGAGAGCCGCAAATGAGAAAATGATTGACACAAGAGATTCTGCAGCCGTCGGCCGCATGTTCCGACGCTcgattattaatatttaccaCTTTCCTTTCTTTGTTTGCGCAAACTAGTAATTGAGTGCTAGTAAACTGGTAACAGTTGCTAAGTTTTTTGGTATGAATGAATGTTCTGTTAGTCATCACAgcccaaatatttttaagttaaataatattgtacacaaAATACTTACCACATTTTTCTATAGTTTAAAATAGAATACATAATGGAATATATAATACGTACACCATATTTACTTacacgttttttttaaatattttgcagtAAATCTCCTTCAAAATTAGAACCATTTAATTCACATAAACCAAAAACATAGTTACAGCTCAACTAAAATCAGTTCTTTAGTATTTCTGGTTACGAATTAATTGAATGCGGGGTTGGTCCGACCCCGCTAAATGCCATTTCAGTTGAAACCCTCACAAATCTCATTTAGATTGCCTTAGTGCCCGTAATTTCATGCAGATAGGCAAATGTTTTAGCAATGTAAATATCTGGAAGATGGCAACACCCTTCGTATGGTTTAtatggaaattaaataataattaagttacaAAAATCTACCTTTCGCTACTTGTAATTCAtgaagtttttatgaaaatttatcTTTTGAGGTAATTTTTCCAAGAAAATACCACAATATATTGTTCAGTTACATGAACTTTATGTATCCGAAAATGTGTTTCGctgaaaattcaaataaaaaaaatttaatttgaaattaaaaatttaaattgaaaataatttaaaaaaaaagaaaaggagAAGAttctatgaaataattttgttaactatatataattttcaaacgaaaaaaaaaacaaataaccatGAATTCTTTTTCTACATTATAGGTGATTTAGGTGGCAAAATATACTATGGTAATGTGACGGCTGAATGATAGTCTAgtaacttacaaaataaataaatatgttttgaaatGTGACTTTATACTAATGAAGATTTGAAATGGGTATAAAGAAGAAAGTAGATGTGCTAGTGTAATTTGCATACATATCTAACTAAAATGATCATTAAATCTTGTTAGTTATACGCAGTAACATTAGTTAGAGATCAGTTTAGCATACCTCTAAACGTTAAAAAGCCATAAAGTCGCCTTGTCCTTTGGGGATGAATACTTTTTTCAGTACGCACAAAATACTCTTCAGTCAGTCATTTCCTTCTGGGTCTCAAAGCGTGATGCTTTATTAAAACAAAGCTGCGTTAGAAATGGATGAATTTGTAATTGTACACTTTTTACATGATAGAAGGAATAGTTGTAGTTTTTATGAACATTTCAGTTAAGAATTGATTTAATCAAACAGTTTATACTTCGAAAGAAAACGTTAAGTTGTGTATGTGCTTTCCTTTCACGTTTTaaaattgtctttctttatCTATATTACATTTATCTCTACCAAAAATCCATTTAATTGGACATTCTGATGTCCAGTCTTCCTTGTCCCAATGATGGGCAGGCATGTAATTAACATCTGTTGTTGTGCCAGGCACGAGCGAACCACCATCGACCGCCTGGAGAACGTGACGCACACCGTCACGCGGATACTCGACGGCTACGACATACGACTGCGCCCTAACTTTGGTGGtaagaatataaaagaaataaatctgGAAAATTACGAGAATACTACTTAGGGAACCATGTTTAGTAGCACGGAATAAATAGTTATATCTTAAAAGTTATATGACCAACTTGACTCAATCTGCGTGAATCTTAATTTCTCCAATAGATAAACTTATTGAGTGAGAGTGCCTGTGATGTGTTTCGAAAATTACCCGTTTTGATAACTATACCTATTTCTGTCGAAATTCAATCATAACACAAATGGATTCTGACATCAACCACAGCTAGACCAGggatatataatataatagactCCAAGCAATAAGGATTATGTGATCACATTTGCGCATTACCTATCTGCAGGCATACATCTTCATCCAATTTGGGACGTGCACTTAATAATATACGTTGTGTGTATAATGCATATGTTATGATGAGGCTGGAGACGTGCTCTCCGACTGCCACATATTACGACAACTGGACCATAATATTGCATATTATATTGAATTCTGCTCCGTAAAGTCGGCCCGGCTCGATTTGTCAGCGGTTCCGTTGCATAAGTGTGTTGCTTCGTTGCATAAATGTTATTGCTTTTCAGGAGACCCGCTGTATGTTGGCATGGATCTCACTATTGCTAGTTTTGATGCAATATCAGAAGTGAATatggtaagttattttattagaaattgaAATCAAATGACTGAAATCTGATACCATGAAAACCATTTACTATATTCTGTGTAATTTTGTGctcatatttgtttgtattgacTTCATGTGTGCATTAAATCTATCAGATGACCAAACACGTGTCAACACACACGCATTTAACTTATGTAAGCCGACGTCAGCAGATTGATTGATAACGCGATCCACTCGAGGATGCTTTACTTGCGGCAGACGTTCACCTCCGACACCACGACCTTGTCTGCACTTCTCCAGATTTGCTGAGGATGTTTTTTGGGTCGTATCAAGGACTTGTCTCTCGAGGAGGTCGTCCATCGTAATTCATTAAGCTTTTAATAGCTGTAGAAAGGGAGCAAGGCCGCGGTCACTTGACACACATCGAGGGTCGCCGGTGAAAGAGGGGCGGAGTGCTGCCTCAGCCAATCGATGCCCGCCTTTACTTTCTACCGCCACTCGCCGCCTGCCGACGCAGAGGTCACCGCCCACTCACCACTATCTTATACATACATCTCACATTTATAATCACATTTTCATAGATAATGATGTCACCAACTCATGTAAATACTACCCTTATATGTTTCGAACAGAAAATACCTACTCATATGATTTCTCAACACTAGTTTTCCTACCAATCATACAACGACATTTCTTCATATCATCTCCGATCATCAAATTATGTGTCTCTTGTTCGTGTCAAGTGGGTCAGGGTTGAATAATCTACAAAGGATTCCCGAACACTTGCAGGATTACACAATAACCCTTTATCTGAATCAATACTGGAAGGATGAAAGGCTGGCCTTCGGTCTTCCGGACGAGGTGTTGACGCTCTCAGGAGATTTCGCCGATAAAATTTGGGTTCCCGATACATTTTTCGCTAATGACAAAAATAGGTAAGAActgtaataagtaagtacttatgttACGTTAGCAACTTTCGCACAGATTGAGATAATTAGTATAAAAATTACTATAAAGCACTTTTTAGGAAAAGTTTCAGCAACTACTTATGATCAAGATTTCTTCTTCAatttctgaaattatttttatttgtagtttaagCTATACGCTTTTTATTCATGAGTCACCTTCATTCATCCCTGAAAGATTAGCATAAAATTATGCAGTCATTGTTTCTAGTACTAGGTCAAGATATCTAGCCGCCATCCACGTTGTCTCCGATGCCTTGACCCAGTCATATTGGGACCACCAAGTTTCTATAGCAGGTTACGACACATTTCCAAAACTTTGAAATGAGTGATAATATGTTTGGGACTAtgttcatattatatttatgaatgtaATGTAAACATTACAGACATGTAGGCACACCTAAATTAATGTGTATGAGACATAGGTTCCCCGTACAAACAATATGAGTCATATGAATCGAGAGACTGTAATCTGTCAACCGATTTAATGGGCGCTGTCGGCTTTCGGTGGGTCGTGACGTACGATGATTTCATATTTGTACTAGGTGTTCCCCTCACTTTAACCGCGTCACGTGAAAACTAATAAATGCACGgaactaaatataataaaatcaccTTCAGGGATCTATCTTCTTCATAAATACAATCTAGATATTTATTTAGCCGTTTTACTGCATACAATGCTGTATCCTGAGTAATTTATTGTGACGTATGTTGTCAGTTTCCTGCACGACGTGACGGAGCGCAACAAGCTGGTGCGACTGGGCGGCGACGGCAGCATCACGTACGGCATGCGGTTCACCGCCACGCTGGCCTGCATGATGGACCTCCACTACTACCCGCTCGACAGCCAGAACTGCACCGTCGAGATTGAAAGCTGTGTGACTCATACACTTGTAATACTTCACCAGGCTGAGCTTGCCGCTTCGTGCTCGAACATCTCCGTCCCACATCGTGTCTTGCCGCAGACATTACATTCGTCCATAGACATGCTCGAGCTTTGTACAGCCTGTTGCCACTTTTCATTGAACATTTGTGGGAATGTGCTCTGTAACAGCCAAATTCCTGCCTTGTCCATTCAAATCATGTCCCCTGGCGATGCAGCGCATTATATGTTTACGTTGGCAAAATTGGAATGATCGCATTGGCACGAGAAAAATGAAGCTATTATACGGTTTGGTAACTTCGAATGGTCTGTAGGGAGCTTATCACacctgttatatttttataaagtaaattctaataaaattggATTGTTGCATGCAAATCTAACCTATTTGTTATCCGTGTGATAAGTTGCCGTAAGACAGACCAACCCGAGGCAGCATGCTAACATATAATTCTGTATGCAGATGGATACACGGTGTCAGACGTAGTGATGTACTGGAAGGAGACGCCCGTCAGAGGCGTGGAAGACGCTGAGTTGCCTCAGTTTACTATACTAGGACACGAGACTAATGATAGAAAGGTAATATATATGCTCTAAACTTTTGAGATTTATTTGGTTCAAACTTTCATTTGAaaacttagtttaaaataattgtgtGCACGAATAAACCACGACACAAACTTCAAACTTAAACAAGTTGTTAGCGCTAGCATCCAGGTATTGGGGAACAATGCCAAACTTGCATTAAGGTAACCATGTAACCGCGAAACTTGGGACATTCCAGGAGAAGTTGGCGACGGGCGTCTACCAACGGTTGTCGCTCAGTTTCAAACTGCGCAGGAATATCGGCTACTTCGTGTTCCAGACGTACCTGCCCAGTATACTTATTGTGATGCTGTCCTGGGTCTCTTTCTGGATTAATCATGAAGCTACGTCTGCTAGAGTGGCattaggtaatttaaaaaaaatatatattattaaaaacaaagaagttatattttttgtggtatGCCTCAATTctcattttatataatttttaggtATCACAACGGTACTCACAATGACCACCATAAGCACAGGAGTGCGCAGCAGCTTACCCCGCATATCGTACGTGAAGGCCATCGACATCTACCTGGTGATGTGCTTCGTGTTCGTCTTCGCGGCTCTGCTGGAGTATGCAGCTGTCAACTATACGTACTGGGGGGCACGGGCCAGGAAGCGAGCGAAGTTAAAGAACAGGGACCAGATGTCCACTAGCGCCAGTGTTGAGAAGGAATTGAAAAGTTCTGGAGGTAAACAACGTTCTCAGCGATGATGGCAGTATGAAAGAATTGTGAGGATGGCCAAATTGCCGAATCACTTATGAAATAACTacattcaattaaaaactttaaaaactatAGAATCACACAAAACTAACGGTTTTAACTATAACTACAAATAAAGATATTGCCAGCCTACTTGTAACGAATGTAAACGAATTTAtgcgaaattaaattattaatgggAGAAAATCTTTTTGGAACGTTTTAAATGCTCACGCACAACAAATACCATTTGGAAAATATACTATATAGTCAATATTATGTAGTTGGAAAAAAAGTATCTTACTGGGTGCAGGTTCGCGTTCCCCTGAAGAGATAATCGCGCTCCGTGAGTGCGCGGCCAGCACGGGGCGCGTGTCACCCCTGCTGGGGCTGCGCTCGAAGCCTCTGCCAGCCGCCACCGGAGCCCCGCCGTCCTTGCGACTACAACGCGACCACACGCAGCTGCGGTATCGGACGAGGCCGCATTCTAGGAACTCCAGAAGTtagtaacatattattatatagataGATGTGTATTTATATGGTGTTTAAGTAAAGATGAAGCAAACCCTATGATATCATCAGGGTGATAAAGAGAAAagcaaacacattttttaaaacaaactcatCAATTAGTTAGACAGAGGAGTCTTTTATGATCAGAAATTGACTTACAAGCTTGTCTTAAAAGCTTCTAATATATGGCCAGATATTAGTTGTGTATACAACAAGCTTGTTTTTCCTCCTAACGTCCTTCAACGTGACCCTAGTCACGGGTTCCGATACTAGGAACTCTAGATAGTAATAACCTAACCTTGGATGCAATCTCTTGTGATTGTTTAAAATGACGACTTCCTGGACTATAGTGTCAAGTAATCGGTATCTACTGTGCATTGAACTGATGCGACTAGCGCAATTGTTTCCTTATAAACAATGGAAAAAACctacttcttcttctatacctgATAAGCTCGCAAACGCCAAGTTTCAGAATAGCATGTTGAATTCTCATATACCTATAGAAACGAATCAATGgccattaaacaaaaaaaaacatgattgaGAACTGAGAATAAGTCTATTATTATAACCACAATTTAAGTAACaatacaacataataaaaacagttttcccTTGCAGACGGATCAACGGGAAAGCCGAAAGTGATGCACGCCCTCCGGCGCGGAGCCACCGTCATCAAAGCGTCTATGCCCAAGATTCGTGATGTCAACGTCATAGACACGTACTCACGAGTCGTGTTCCCCGTCTGTTTCCTCCTCTTCAACGCCGTCTACTGGGTCTTTTATATTTTCGattgaattttcaaaaaaagaatgtGTTTTAACTACCAATAAAGATATTGTCACCCTACTTGTAACTAATGTAAACGAATTTATGGGAtatgaagttattaattttacgTATACGTGGAATTTACTTGTAGAAAAATTATGAGAatgaatgttaatatttttgatgtcaattatttttattaagtcctTTTCTTGATTTGaagagaattattaaaatgtcatCTGTAGTTTCAGTGTTATATCTAAATGGACTGGCAACAAGCCGGGACTGcgctaggaagaagaagaactCCTAGATctgaacaataaatatttgatgagCACTGGCgacaaaaacatacctacatattgtccTACTTAACTGCAGATTGATCGGAAATTAATTATACCCCAGCCTGGAAAGCATAGCTGACCTGTGCAATGTCATTGTTCGTTTGTTTTCGTATACTTGTGCGCATATTGACGTGCATCGatttgaaaatgaattaaatagtaGTTTTGAATGTAATTAGAATAGAACGTCtcaatttattataaagaaactGCCAATTTATGTCTATAAGAGAAAACTATATGAATTACCGTTGTTTTTATGTGCTTGGAAGACAAAAGTATTAAAGATggaaaagcaatatttttcctCCGCCAACTTAACgaactaaaacataaattaagatAAGTGTCGTTAAAGTATTTCGGTGTCAAATTagataagtcaataaaaaaaacttaatttcctAATTCAATTCTTTTTAggataataaatgtaaaatagcCATTTCCGAAATCgttgtacataaattaaatatagatTAAACGTGGTAAATTATGTAGTAGTAACATTGATGTTTATATTAGAGATATAGCAAATTATAGCTTATATAAgataatgttgtaaaataaatttatttaaaaaagaaactgaaTCTTTTTTTTACTTGAGAGGCCACGTTGAGAGAACCTTGAGGGGTGCATCTCTGTCTTCTGAAAACGAATAAGGACCAAATATCACCCTATGCTATTATCAGTATCAGAGTGAGAAAGGAAAGAAAAATTGTTATAGAATAAAAACCTGCGCAGGTAGGTATTGAGTAGCCAGCCGCTGGAAATTTCCATCAACGgataatggaaaaaaaaatctaaaaaataaaaaaaggcttCATCATAGACAATAAAAAGGTCACTTTCCTTTTTTTGAGAGGCTAAACAAGAATTTTGAATTGAGAaaactatttttcaaattattttttttttggtacagACAAAAATCGAcgtaaataattctataaaaaataaaaagatatttttaaacgtaGACAATGCCTCCGGCTGCACACATATGCCTACAGTACCTCCTTTAAGCTATGTAGTACTAGACTACAGTCAACAGTACTATATAGTGAACACATCATGCCAGCACTTTAAACCAGTGCGGGTATGAAATGTTACTGCCGTATCTGCCGTGAGACACCCAACAGCTGGCCGAAGCTAAGGTGGCAGACATAACGCCATCTCCCTGTATTTTGTAACACAACTAGTAAAACCTTTTAGGTAACACAGGCTTTATACCCCAATCGCCATCTAACGTCGAGCTTTCGAAAGTTTTCGCTAGTTCATAAAGGTCGAGGAAAGCTTTGCTCACAACTTCACAGAGCTTTTCTCTAAGTTTAGAGAAACGCGTTGGATGTCACTACTGTACTTAATACGTATGAAAACCTTCTTTCAATTGAATTTcgaattaaagtttttttttaaactcaatTTATCAAAAAGGTTAGTACCGTTTGAAACTTTTACAATAGGTACTGGccgtaaataatttgaaaaacgaaagcaaagatttaaaaaaagaacttatCTAATGGGcggcaaaataaatatatattaaattcaaaaggTACTAAAATACCGccttattttagtaaaaatataaataattcttgTGTACAGAAGAAGAATATACAGTGTTCAagtaaaaaatgaaaactttaaGTGATTGTCAGAGTTGTGGTCAAAGAATACATTTTGCGGACATGGTAAGTTTCGGTGTTGATAGAAATTAAAGACCGATTTCCTTCAGTGTTTCTTCATTATCTATTATTCTAAATATCAGAAACAGAGAGAAATGGTcgagattttaattaatattcactGTTATATAGATTTTCTCATTTGAAAGGCTATTTTGGTAGATGGAGTAGTAATCATAGCTAGTCGTCATACCATGTTACTTATTGTGTCTATTCGAGGAAATGGTTTTGTGTGAAAACAATTGAAGCCTTTTGAATATTACATTAACGCAGTATATTTCTGTTAGCCTTTAACGTTGAGCTAAGATATAAACCCAAAACGGGTTAACAGAAAAACTTTGGCAGTGATGAAATTACCAACTATATTTATAAGCACTTTATTTTCATAGAGCTTTATTCACAGTAGGCGATACAATACAAATGTAGGGGAGCGTTGAAAGAGATTTTATATAGGCAAGGTAGCAAGGGGCGGCGGGTTCCATTCATCGACGAGGCGCAGACTGCGCGGGGCGCCAGCGAGGGGGCGCGGGGAGGGACGAGGCTCCAGATCACCTAGTACCTATCCCAGTCGCGCGACGAGAGCACATCTGCAGGGAGCTCCGCGTATCAAAAGGAAAAAtcaaacattaaaacattttagtgaTTCTGGTGTTCACTGTGTTGTGTTAGCGCTGGTGCGGTGCCGATCTAAAGTTTCTGTGACAACTGTGCGTCCACTACTGGGATATGTCACATCCTTGCATGCGTTAAGgtactaaattattttgattctaTATTTACGTGTGATAAAACATATGCTTGATGCATAGGATAGTCTAAATAGATGTGTTAATATTGATGTTAAATGGAAAGTCTTCCAAAAGATGAGCTTTCACGGGGACATCGCTGTTATTGTGCTGATATTTTCAATGATACTGATCTGGGCTGGAATATCGAAGGGTTTTCCACAGTATGGTGGAAGATCTGAAGGTTCTACATAGATTTTTCTCATTTGACGTCGTAGCCTGTAGTTTCATGGTCAGACCCGTGGGCGGTTGGAGGTGTTGAGTTTCGAGCTCTCGGAGGGCGCGGGGGGGTgcgcggcgcgggggcgggcgTGGGCACGAGCCTCCGCGCATTTCACCCCCTCCCTGTATTGATCGCTCAATTTTCAAACGTATTTCCTAAATACTGTCactataaaacattaatatctCCATGAATTGCAACTGCGCTAGAAAATAGATTCAGTGCTAAAGTTCTGGAAGGTTACATATCAAGAGAGGTGAGTGATACATAGTGTTTATGTGTAGACAGACTTCTTCGTTATATAGAACTGAATATGTAGTCGAGGGCCATGATGGCGTTGTTGTACTTCTACCCAGAATAGACCATATGTCTAAGATTGCTGCATAAAGTTAATCAAACTGTTGTCACCTATAAGCTTCTTAATTTAGGTTCAACTTGTTTAGCGAAATTAATGCGCCACCATGAACGGGATTAAGCGTTCGTTATTAGCGTGTGACAAGG
This window encodes:
- the LOC110378440 gene encoding gamma-aminobutyric acid receptor subunit beta-like produces the protein MSAPRATRCLHAQKVFLLLVQVLPFAIAQHERTTIDRLENVTHTVTRILDGYDIRLRPNFGGDPLYVGMDLTIASFDAISEVNMDYTITLYLNQYWKDERLAFGLPDEVLTLSGDFADKIWVPDTFFANDKNSFLHDVTERNKLVRLGGDGSITYGMRFTATLACMMDLHYYPLDSQNCTVEIESYGYTVSDVVMYWKETPVRGVEDAELPQFTILGHETNDRKEKLATGVYQRLSLSFKLRRNIGYFVFQTYLPSILIVMLSWVSFWINHEATSARVALGITTVLTMTTISTGVRSSLPRISYVKAIDIYLVMCFVFVFAALLEYAAVNYTYWGARARKRAKLKNRDQMSTSASVEKELKSSGGSRSPEEIIALRECAASTGRVSPLLGLRSKPLPAATGAPPSLRLQRDHTQLRYRTRPHSRNSRNGSTGKPKVMHALRRGATVIKASMPKIRDVNVIDTYSRVVFPVCFLLFNAVYWVFYIFD